Within the Gossypium raimondii isolate GPD5lz chromosome 12, ASM2569854v1, whole genome shotgun sequence genome, the region TCTTAAGTCTTAACATCTTCTTCAGTATCTCAGCTTTCAACTGACTCagttattttagcttaaatGCTAAGTAAGCCTCATACCTAAACCATCCTTAAGTAACtgcaattataaaaaaaaaatgtttccTAGCATGAAGTTTATACTGTACTGCCACTCTTAAACTCCATATTTAATGTCATGTTCCTCAATCAGAAACTAATCTTCACAAGGATTCAACCTAGAGAGGTGAGAAATTGAATCAGTTGCCAAATACAACCAAGTTTTACAGAGACTACCATgcttaaaatcactttacaattGTATAGATAACAGAACTTAAGGTTTGCAGAAACAATTTCTAGGCACTGTGCTTTTGAATTTATCTTCAAATGGAAAGCGGGAAACATTAAACAGAGGATACCGACACTGCTTAaggtgatatatatatatgataaagaaGATTCATAATCATGAGCAACAGAACTGCATCACCAACATACAAGCACCTCTTTCGGTTTCATGTACCAGATAATTTTATGCCACAGAAGTGCAGATGACAGTCGATTGATGAGACAAACCGTTTGCAGGCAATCgcatgaaatataataaaattagcaTCCAAGAGGTAACAATCCTAGGATCACAATACCATAGAACAAAGATGTAATCGTTACACAATCAAAGGTAGGTCAATAAGAAACTAATAATAAGCTTAAAATGTTGTATGAAGGCTTTAGATCGACATCACATAGAatgataaaaagattaaagcatATTAGAATAAAGCAAGCAGCAAATAGCGTCCAGAGTAATACAATAACAGTACAAGTGCTTGGATTgcatattacatattttaaaaaaagaaactttaaataaaatgagaagTCAGAGACAGACATAGACATGATTTACCGAAGTACTGAACAATCAAACCGAgaacttatttaaataattaataacaactATGGCATTTGATCAAAGGGCTTCCTTAACGTTAACAGCAGGATTCGCAGGAATGTTAACATACCCCATTTTTTTAGGGCTAAATTCTTCGTCAGACTCATCATCCTCATGGTACTCGCAACGGGCCGTGAAGATAATCCAGACCAAGTAGATGGCGGCGGCAGTGAGAGAGCCGCAGCCGACGCCGAAGAGGAGAGCGACGACAACGCTGAGAATGTCCCTACTACGATCACGGAGGGAGCTGAAGACGTAGGAGGGCTTGGTATCGGCGGGCATGGATAAGGGGTTCAATTGACCGATCTCAGTGAAGACGGTGACAAATCGGGAGGAGACAGCGGAGGAAGGGTCATTAGGGTTATGGAAAGAGATGGAATAGGAGGAAATGAGGAAGGTCTTGCAGGGCCTCGCTGTGGCGGAGATAGAGAAGAGGGCCAACGCCATGAACGCCACCACACACTTACTCCACCACCGTCCCATTGTTTCTTCTTCGAAGCTTTTGTcctatttttcttctctttcgcTACCGATTTGCGATTCCAAATTCCCTCTTTTTCCACACGGCACTCGCTTATACCATactaagttttttttatctCCTGCTATTCTGTTCATGGCTTAATAGTgtatctaaattaaaatatataaaactggTTAGATACATGGGGTGAttgtttgtattatttaaaaaaaatacaatgacattttatatagattttatGTTGGAactttttcaatatatattttcaattatatttataatttgagtaTTCATTTGGGTGGTTATCTCCTACGAAGAGATATTCGCCTTTTATAAATAGGAGTGAAATTGTATTTAcataacacataaaaaaaacatagaaacaaagtttctttttattctcccaccattttttatattcttaaattgttctataaaattatttatagaaattgatatccTTGTTATTCTCTGCTCAATGCTCAGTGAATTGTTTTCGTCAGTGTGAAATATAGATAGTCATTGGGCTTCATTTATCCTCAAGGTTCATTTGCCAGTAACTCTTTTACACACCATAATATAAATGAGACGAATAGAACTTTAAAGAAAGTGACATTGATACACGCCTTTAAGCCTTTGTTAATTTCTCATCAATTTATTTTGTCCCCACACACCAACAATTTTAAGGTTCTATTTTCGCAATTTATGAGAAATCAAAGAAGGCTTGTCTGTTCACTGCGTACTCACATTCCACTACAAGCATGGTACTATGAGGATGGCTATTGACAAATGTTGTTGCATCAAGGTCAGTGATCTTGTCAAATTTCTATTTAgaagaaattattattacgaGAAAAGGTACgtcaaatttattgttttactcGTATTGCATGAATTAGATTCAAAGGTTAAGTTATATTGAACTTAACATATTATGCCTAAAATATGATTGTCTCGTGGATTATTTTTTTGATAGAAATCAAATGCTAGTTTAtcatttacataatattttaacatgcataattattattggcataaaattatatattatatatcatgcTAGAAAGAAGGAAGATGGATGGAATGAAAATGTACGGTTGGGAAATTATCTATTAATGGATTGAAACAATACTTTTGTTTTGAATGGTGATGACATTGTTCAAATATTAATTGAACAGCCTTCTATCCAATAGAAGCATTATGATCATTTAGGAGAGCTTTCCCAAACCAAAAAATTGCATTATTGAATTCAACGATTactttcaaaatgttgggttgAAATGATCTCTTGAAATAAAAAAGTGCAACTTGAAAAGTGATATCATTTTAAAGAGTTATTTAGACACCTATTAGTGCATTATAAATAGACAATATATTTgaggaattgaaatttaattcgtTCCATCTAATTTCCGAGTGAaaagtttaatataaaattatttttgtgatatatatttaatttgagttatgaaattatttgtttatttaaatcatgATATTAGTAACTAGCATTTGGATTATATTGATGAGACATTATTTTCATTactaaaatgaaagtttgtagattatcatataatattttgattgttGTTTTGTTAAATAACCTTAAGCTAAATGAGTTTTATACATGATTTCactttttttattctatattataaagtttggattagaaatggaaatgaaataagTCATATGCATATGCATGGTTAATTTTCCTAGTCAATGTAGAATAGTGGAAAACATTAGCTTGTATAATAAGATCACTATTCGATATGAAATCTTTTGTGAGAATATATAACGTGATAATTATACATTTGAAATCGAGATTCTATTTTGCATATTTATGATGGTGCatgtgatttttatatattggatATGATTTATAATCTCGTgattctataaaatttttagaagtagtaaattttgaaatttactttGCAAACCATGAATCAAAGATCTTGCAGTATAAATAGCAATATGAATGTTATTTGACCCATTTACTTTATCGACAAGATTTTGATCATAGTTAGAAAATAATTGATAATGTCCATggtgaatgatgaataaatgtGTGATTTTATAGTCGCTTGATTGGGCAATTGATGGTCCTCTAATATGACTATATACGTTACCCTTTGCATATATATGGTGtgttaagaaaaataatgttatttgactatgaatgcaaaaaaaaaaagttttaaagtcATGTATTgactttgaaaagaaattatgaCAAATAGCAAATATGTTGTCTAGTTTCACCAAGGGATTCGAGGTCTCTTTATAACTTAGTTGGTGAAAAGACATGATGCATGATTTCATatattaagtaattgtgaaattaatttcttggatattaagaaataaataaagtagcTAAATATGAAATTGTCATGATAAGAAAAGATTAAGTGGTCATTGTAATTTGACAATGGTAGAAAAGATATCATTGATAACATTCTTTTGTGAAAAAAGGATAATAGAACTTGGTGGGGATGTTGGTCTTCTGAATTTTCAagatacaaataaatataaagtttcaCCATGTGGTATAGAtaattaatgtaacacccccaaacCCGAATCCgtcaccggattagggttacgaggcattactgatcAAAACACGGTTCAGAACAGTCATTCATTACAATTTAAGCACAAAGTAATATAACCTCctttgctaattttttttcgaaCTCAACTAATAACCGTCCTCTTATTCCTACTAATCAAATTCGTAAAATTGAATCACATAGTCAACCCATATCACCCGACATATTATTCATTAGCATGTAAGAAAATAGCTAACATTACAACATGGCCAATATACTTTTGATACTACTAATTTATGCGCAATTCACCAGAATAACAATAGCTATTTCTAAGTTCAATTGTCGaaccaaacataccaaatttatATGCTAAGCATCATgccaaaatttcatatacacaACTAATTCACTTCTTATTTATTCGGCTAGCAAATTAGCCTCAAAATTCATGTCAATTTCCATCATTCAATATTAAGCTAATTATACTATTTCATAACCTAATTCAAACATCAATATGTCactttataactatatatataacccaaaaaacatacttaaaacatAGTCATTATTTACCAATTAGAACCGTACCTAAATAACCAACCAATCATtcataaaacatattcattCTTTGCCATCAAAACTTCACCTATCATAATAGGCATGCTAAACACATAGCTAATATACATACACATCAATTACCATGATTCATCtcataacataatcctaaacaCAACTCCATCATATATAT harbors:
- the LOC105763134 gene encoding uncharacterized protein LOC105763134 gives rise to the protein MGRWWSKCVVAFMALALFSISATARPCKTFLISSYSISFHNPNDPSSAVSSRFVTVFTEIGQLNPLSMPADTKPSYVFSSLRDRSRDILSVVVALLFGVGCGSLTAAAIYLVWIIFTARCEYHEDDESDEEFSPKKMGYVNIPANPAVNVKEAL